The Bacteroidales bacterium genomic interval ACTAATTCAAATATCTTTAATTATGTCAAATCCAGTTCATGACCAGATGGTCAAAGAGTTTATGGCAAAGGTCATTGCCAGAAATCAGGGTGAGCGGGAGTTCCACCAGGCGGTGGAAGAAGTGGTATCATCACTTATGCCGTTCATTGAAGAGAATCCGAAATACCGGGAGGCCAAGATCCTCGAGCGCATGGTTGAACCCGAAAGGGTCATTCTTTTCCGTGTACCATGGGTTGATGACAAGGGAGAGATCCAAATCAACAAAGGGTACCGTATCGAGATGAACAGCGCCATCGGGCCGTACAAGGGTGGCCTGCGGTTTCACCCGACGGTCAACCTGGGTATCTTGAAATTCCTGGCTTTTGAGCAGGTATTCAAGAACAGCCTGACCACCCTGCCGATGGGTGGCGGCAAGGGAGGATCTGATTTTGATCCCAAGGGCAAATCCGACAATGAGGTGATGCGCTTCTGCCAGAGTTTCATGTCAGAGCTTTTCAGGCATATCGGGCCCGACACCGACGTACCAGCCGGTGATATTGGTGTGGGGGGCCGCGAGATCGGATTCCTTTTCGGGCAGTATAAGAGGCTCCGGAATGAGTTTACCGGTGTTTTGACCGGCAAGGGATTGGAATGGGGCGGCAGCCTGATACGCCCGGAAGCAACCGGTTACGGACAGGTCTACTTTGCGGAGGAGATGCTGAAGACCCGCGGCGAATCCTTGAAAGGTAAACTTTGTATCGTTTCGGGTTCCGGTAACGTGGCCCAGTATGCGGTCGAAAAAGCCACACAGCTTGGAGCAAAGGTCTTGACCATGTCCGACTCCAATGGTTTCATCTATGACAAGAATGGCATCGATGCGGAAAAGCTGGCGTACATCAAACAGCTGAAGAATGTGAAACGGGGAAGGATCAAGGAATATGCCGACAAGTTTGGTGCTGAATACGTTGAAGGTCAGCGCCCCTGGGGTATCAAATGCGATGTGGCTCTTCCTTCCGCCACACAGAACGAAATCAACGGCGATGACGCCCGAACACTGATCAGGAACGGCTGTTTTGTGGTTTGTGAAGGAGCCAACATGCCATCCGCTCCGGAAGCCATCGAAGTGTTTTTGGAGTCCAGAATTCTTTATGGCCCCGGAAAAGCAGCCAATGCAGGGGGTGTTTCGACTTCAGGCCTTGAAATGTCACAGAATTCCATGCGGCTTTCCTGGACGCGCGAGGAAGTTGACCAGCGCCTCCACCGGATCATGGTCGATATCCATAAGACCTGCGAAAAATGGGGCAGGGAATCCGATACATACATTAACTATTTCAAAGGTGCCAACATCGGCGGCTTTGTCAAAGTGGCCGATGCCATGCTCGCCCAGGGAATCGTCTGATAGTACCCTACCCCTGCACCCCTCCCCTGCTCGCAGGGGAGGGGACGGGGGAGGGGTATTGAATACGATGCCCCACCCACGCTGGTTTCAGCACAGGCAGGCGATATCCATCGCCCCTGATCATTTTTTACTTATTCAGATAATACGGTAGCGGACGGGTGATGCGGTCAAAGACAAAGAACTGGATCAGCGCCGTGTCATTACCCTCGTTGAACACAGCATAAAGCCTGTCGCGGTCAAATATGACCGGATTGCCTTCCAGGTCAATCTCCCCGGGCATTCCGGGCTTCCGGTAGGTTTTTACGACCTGCTGGCTTCCATCGTTTAACGTGACAGTCAGAATGTGCAGGGGCGGGACGGAGAAGACCGTATCTTTCCGCTGGGGATTCATATCATTGACCAGGGCCTCGAAACGGATATTCATGAAAGAGGTCAGGAAATCAAGCGCCCGTATCGTATCAAATGACCGGATCTCTTCCCGGGAGTGCTCACCGTAGAGCCGGAGAGAAAGGTCGCCTTCCCTGACCACCCTGAATGAATTTATAGGCTTCGCCGGAAATTCAACCGTGACCGAGGCAATATCCTTTAGGGGAACAGCAAAGATGGAATGATCCCTCCAATCATTTTCAATGGTTCTGTAGCGCGATTGAACAAATCCCCTGAAGCCGGGCATGTAAACAATGAAGGGCGTCTTTGAACCCTCCATCAGCATATACGTGCCAATGTTACTCTGGGTGACGTGCCCCACGTAATAGGTCCTGACTTTTTTTTCATGCATCAAAAGCCGAATCTTCTTGAAAAGCATTATGCGTGGCACCCATTGGTAAATCTCAACCTTCACGGAATTCGCCGACAACAGACGCACCACCGTGTTATGTGCAGCCTCGGAAACCGGCTCAAGAACAGCCAGGTTAAGCATGGTCTTTAGCAAAAGATCCACACTCTCCTTTTGTGCCTTGTACTTCCCGTTAAGTTTCCACCCTCCGTTCGGCTGGCGTTCCAGTAAAACATTCCGGTTTTCTTTATCCGAAAGAAAGATCCTGGTGACCGATGCCGTGTCGCTGATGGCAAACGATGCTGCCTTCTGGCGGGTGGTCGTTCTTGAGCTGGAAACAATCAGCAAAATGGCGACGATCGCCAGAATAACGATCAGGATGCCGTAAATGAGGTTTTTTTTCATGAGGTTTCAGATGGAGAAGGTGGATTATTCACGACGGCATACCTTCGTTTCCGCACATAGGCCCTGATGATGCCATACAGGAGGATCAAAACGACCGGTAAGAGCGTGTTGATCAGCTGGTAGGCTGTCCGGCCGGCTGTCAGCTTGGTTTTGTCCAGCAGGCGCAGTTTGATCTCTTTCGATCGCGCTGCGATCAACCCCGAGTCGTCGCAGAGGTAATTGACTGCATTGAGGATGAAATCGCGGTTGCCGAAATGTTGCCGGGTGTATTGATCAAATCCAAGCGGCAAGGGATACCCCTGCGATACATGCAGCTGGTTCCGGATGATGTCGCCGTCCGATACCACGATCATACCGGTGGGCACACTCCGTTCCTGGAATCCGATCAAGGGGCTGTCCTGTATCTGTGGCGGGATCCTGTTCCTGAACACGGACTCAAACTCCCCCTCCAGAAGGACGGCAATCGGCAGGTAAGCCGAGCGGAATAAAAGTGGATCCGGGTCCTCCTGGCTGAGGCGCAGGTCGATGAGGACAGGACTCTGTAAAATCCGGGTGTATTCCGAGGTGGTCAGCAGGATCGTTTTTCTTATGCCATCGGCACTGATCGTGTCCAGGCTGCTCACAAAACCCGTCATGATTGCATTCAGATTTCGGACCAGGGGATGGTCCGAGGTCGGGAAAACGACCGGAAAGTAGTACCAGGGTACAAAGCTGATCTGTGGCTGACCCCCGATCGAACCTGTTACCATCCGGATGGGCAGGGCATTCAGATCCAGGAGCAGGTCGGGATTCGCACGTACGCCATAGTTGAAAAGCATATCCTGAAGGTTCACGTCCCGTGCCAGTCCCAGCGTTGTGGGTGATGATTCCAGGCTATCCATCGTCGCCTGAACCGGATCGATCAGCCATAGAACCTTTCCGCCCTGCATGATGTACTGGTCGATGATGAACTTATCCTTTTCACTGAACATTGAATCCGGCTGTGCAATGATGATGGCCGCATACTTGTTCCGGATGATCATGTTCCCGTCTGCTGTGGTATCCCGCTGAGTAAGGGCAAAGATCTTCTCATCGATCCTGATCCGTTCCACCTGATAATATTCCCCTAATGACTGCGTGATGTCGTACACCTCGATCGCTTGAAGTTCTCCGTGCCCTTCAATGAAAGCAAGCTTTGGCTTGGAGGTGACCGTGAGCTTGTGGATCATGCTGGAGATGTTGTACTCAAGCGACTGGACTGAATGGTTGAGGATCTCTTCCGGCGTCTGACCGATCTGAGTTTGCAGAAATTCAAGCGGCAACTCATTCTGCCTGAAGGAGACGATCGCCCCGGGGAAAATGATCTGCTGGGATGATCCGCCGGTTGTCTTCACCTGCAGGTCGGTTGGATTCAATCCTTTCCTGACCAGCTCCTCGTGCCGGGCATTCACTTCCGCCTGTGTAGCCGCATCCGACGGATTGATGAACTCATACTGTATCCTGGAAGAATAGGCCCTGAATTCATCCAGCGTCTCCTTCACCGCATTGCTCAGCCGTTTAAAGCCGGCCGGAAAATCGCCTTCGAGGTAAACCTTGAAATAAACAATATCCTCCAGGTCCCTCAGGAGCTCTTTGGTTGGTTCGGATAGGGAATAACGTTTCTCAGAGGTCAGATCGATCCTGGTAAAGGCATGCGAACTGATCAGGTTAACCACCACGATGATGCCCAGCACCAATCCAAACGACAGGAGGCTGCTTGCCCTGAGATTCTTCTTCCCTGAAGACCTGAAGACCCGAAGAGCTGAAGACCTGAAGACCCGAAGACCTGAAGACCCGAAGACCCGAAGACCCG includes:
- a CDS encoding DUF4340 domain-containing protein produces the protein MKKNLIYGILIVILAIVAILLIVSSSRTTTRQKAASFAISDTASVTRIFLSDKENRNVLLERQPNGGWKLNGKYKAQKESVDLLLKTMLNLAVLEPVSEAAHNTVVRLLSANSVKVEIYQWVPRIMLFKKIRLLMHEKKVRTYYVGHVTQSNIGTYMLMEGSKTPFIVYMPGFRGFVQSRYRTIENDWRDHSIFAVPLKDIASVTVEFPAKPINSFRVVREGDLSLRLYGEHSREEIRSFDTIRALDFLTSFMNIRFEALVNDMNPQRKDTVFSVPPLHILTVTLNDGSQQVVKTYRKPGMPGEIDLEGNPVIFDRDRLYAVFNEGNDTALIQFFVFDRITRPLPYYLNK
- the gdhA gene encoding NADP-specific glutamate dehydrogenase; the encoded protein is MSNPVHDQMVKEFMAKVIARNQGEREFHQAVEEVVSSLMPFIEENPKYREAKILERMVEPERVILFRVPWVDDKGEIQINKGYRIEMNSAIGPYKGGLRFHPTVNLGILKFLAFEQVFKNSLTTLPMGGGKGGSDFDPKGKSDNEVMRFCQSFMSELFRHIGPDTDVPAGDIGVGGREIGFLFGQYKRLRNEFTGVLTGKGLEWGGSLIRPEATGYGQVYFAEEMLKTRGESLKGKLCIVSGSGNVAQYAVEKATQLGAKVLTMSDSNGFIYDKNGIDAEKLAYIKQLKNVKRGRIKEYADKFGAEYVEGQRPWGIKCDVALPSATQNEINGDDARTLIRNGCFVVCEGANMPSAPEAIEVFLESRILYGPGKAANAGGVSTSGLEMSQNSMRLSWTREEVDQRLHRIMVDIHKTCEKWGRESDTYINYFKGANIGGFVKVADAMLAQGIV
- the gldG gene encoding gliding motility-associated ABC transporter substrate-binding protein GldG, whose protein sequence is MLALLKKEINSFLNSVIGYVVIIVFLLINSLFLWVFPGDFNIPDFGYASLDSLFVIAPFVFLFLIPAITMRSFAEEKRSGTIEMILTKPLTDFQILFAKYLAGLLLVIFSLIPTLLYVISVYRLGQPVGNLDMGGTWGSYLGLLFLGACFVAIGIFSSSLTDNQIIAFVIGVLLCGLAYLGFELIYSLDLFGRFGLFIQSLGIQSHYASISRGVIDTRDVVYFLSCIFLFLTLTLLVVESRKWEAGGGSSGLRVFRSSGLRVFRSSGLRVFGSSGLRVFRSSALRVFRSSGKKNLRASSLLSFGLVLGIIVVVNLISSHAFTRIDLTSEKRYSLSEPTKELLRDLEDIVYFKVYLEGDFPAGFKRLSNAVKETLDEFRAYSSRIQYEFINPSDAATQAEVNARHEELVRKGLNPTDLQVKTTGGSSQQIIFPGAIVSFRQNELPLEFLQTQIGQTPEEILNHSVQSLEYNISSMIHKLTVTSKPKLAFIEGHGELQAIEVYDITQSLGEYYQVERIRIDEKIFALTQRDTTADGNMIIRNKYAAIIIAQPDSMFSEKDKFIIDQYIMQGGKVLWLIDPVQATMDSLESSPTTLGLARDVNLQDMLFNYGVRANPDLLLDLNALPIRMVTGSIGGQPQISFVPWYYFPVVFPTSDHPLVRNLNAIMTGFVSSLDTISADGIRKTILLTTSEYTRILQSPVLIDLRLSQEDPDPLLFRSAYLPIAVLLEGEFESVFRNRIPPQIQDSPLIGFQERSVPTGMIVVSDGDIIRNQLHVSQGYPLPLGFDQYTRQHFGNRDFILNAVNYLCDDSGLIAARSKEIKLRLLDKTKLTAGRTAYQLINTLLPVVLILLYGIIRAYVRKRRYAVVNNPPSPSETS